A part of Melittangium boletus DSM 14713 genomic DNA contains:
- a CDS encoding DEAD/DEAH box helicase codes for MTFEDLKLAEPLLRAVKAEGYTSPTPIQQQAIPHVLEGKDVLGCAQTGTGKTAAFTLPILQRLSVGRPSPPARGRPIRALVLSPTRELAAQIGDSVKAYGRHTGLTSAVIFGGVGQSAQEQALKSGVDILVATPGRLLDLMSQGFVSYKSLEVFVLDEADRMLDMGFIHDVKRVIAALPRQKQTLFFSATMPPEIQGLANSILVKPVRVEVAPVATTAETIDQRLYFVEKEQKRGLLVHLLQSDTGIQRALVFTRTKHGANRVARHLEAAGIGAEPIHGNKSQNARERALAAFKSGACRVLVATDIAARGIDIDGISHVINFDLPNVPETYVHRIGRTGRAGAAGIALSFCDGEERAYLKDIERTIRRRVPVVEAGPYRVAPAPASERDERPERRPQNEGRHAPRQARPQSSGGNPRGGNPPRGESRGGGRGGEGNGGRRRQGGRDGRSAAPRGQDSRPSRNDRPSGSQAPASAPAAPAAASQRPRAPKWL; via the coding sequence ATGACTTTTGAAGATCTGAAGCTCGCCGAACCCCTGCTGCGCGCCGTGAAGGCCGAGGGGTACACCTCGCCCACGCCCATCCAGCAGCAGGCCATTCCCCACGTGCTCGAGGGCAAGGACGTCCTGGGCTGCGCGCAGACGGGCACCGGCAAGACGGCGGCGTTCACCCTGCCCATCCTCCAGCGGCTGTCCGTGGGCCGTCCCTCGCCGCCCGCGCGCGGCCGTCCCATCCGCGCGCTCGTGCTCAGCCCCACGCGCGAGCTCGCCGCGCAGATTGGCGACAGCGTCAAGGCCTACGGGCGCCACACCGGCCTCACCTCCGCCGTCATCTTCGGCGGCGTGGGCCAGAGCGCCCAGGAGCAGGCGCTCAAGAGCGGCGTGGACATCCTCGTGGCCACTCCGGGCCGCCTGTTGGATCTGATGAGCCAGGGCTTCGTGTCCTACAAGTCGCTCGAGGTGTTCGTCCTCGACGAGGCGGACCGGATGCTGGACATGGGCTTCATCCATGACGTCAAGCGCGTCATCGCCGCCCTGCCCCGCCAGAAGCAGACGCTGTTCTTCTCGGCCACCATGCCGCCGGAGATCCAGGGCCTGGCCAACAGCATCCTGGTCAAGCCCGTGCGCGTGGAAGTGGCCCCGGTGGCCACCACGGCGGAGACCATCGATCAGCGCCTGTACTTCGTGGAGAAGGAGCAGAAGCGCGGGCTGCTCGTGCACCTGCTCCAGAGCGACACGGGCATCCAGCGCGCGCTCGTGTTCACGCGCACCAAGCACGGCGCCAACCGCGTGGCCCGGCACCTGGAGGCCGCGGGCATCGGCGCCGAGCCCATCCACGGCAACAAGAGCCAGAACGCGCGCGAGCGGGCCCTGGCGGCCTTCAAGTCCGGCGCCTGCCGGGTGCTGGTGGCCACGGACATCGCCGCGCGGGGCATCGACATCGACGGCATCTCGCACGTCATCAACTTCGATCTGCCCAACGTGCCCGAGACGTACGTGCACCGCATCGGCCGCACGGGCCGCGCGGGCGCCGCGGGCATCGCCCTGTCCTTCTGCGACGGCGAGGAGCGCGCGTATTTGAAGGACATCGAGCGCACCATCCGCCGGCGCGTGCCGGTGGTGGAGGCCGGTCCCTACCGCGTCGCGCCCGCTCCCGCCTCCGAGCGGGACGAGCGCCCCGAGCGCCGTCCCCAGAACGAGGGCCGGCATGCCCCGCGGCAGGCCCGTCCCCAGTCCTCGGGAGGCAACCCGCGTGGCGGCAACCCGCCCCGGGGCGAGTCGCGCGGAGGCGGACGGGGCGGTGAGGGCAACGGCGGCCGCCGCCGCCAGGGAGGCCGGGACGGCCGGTCCGCCGCCCCCCGGGGGCAGGACTCGCGCCCCTCCCGCAACGACCGGCCCTCGGGAAGCCAGGCCCCGGCGTCCGCTCCGGCGGCTCCGGCCGCCGCTTCTCAGCGGCCTCGCGCCCCCAAGTGGTTGTAA
- the fusA gene encoding elongation factor G — protein sequence MATQVPIEKVRNIGISAHIDSGKTTLSERILFYTGRIHEIHEVRGKDGVGAKMDSMDLEREKGITIQSAATYAMWGEYNINLIDTPGHVDFTIEVERALRVLDGAILVLCSVSGVQSQSITVDRQMKRYKVPRIAFVNKMDRAGGNYQRVAAQLKEKLGHHPVRLQLPIGAEDKFQGLVDLIKMRAFYFDGESGEDIREEDIPAELQEQAQLDRQEMIEKLAEVDDELGELFLSDAAISNEQIVAAVRRATIALKMTPVMCGSAYKNKGVQLLLNAICAYLPNPSEVTNEALDQKNNEAKVLLESNADKPFVGLAFKLEDGRYGQLTYMRVYQGKVSKGDFIINQANQKKVKVPRIVRMHSNEMNDINEGYAGDIIALFGVECASGDTFTDGTVQYTMTSMFVPDAVISLAVAPKSRDAQANFSKALNRFTKEDPTFRVNRDEESGQTIIRGMGELHLEIYIERMKREYNCEVVAGKPQVAYRETISQKGEFAYTHKKQTGGSGQFARVCGYVEPLPSDAVQQYEFVDDIVGGSIPREFIPACDKGFTEAVKKGSLIGFPVVGIRVVINDGAFHAVDSSEMAFKTAAIMGFREGYAAAKPIILEPMMKVEVQAPEDFQGSVVGQINQRRGTILESGTAEGYVTVVAEVPLNNMFGYSTDLRSATQGKGEYTMEFAKYSPVPKNEAEALMATYKEKLAAEQAARK from the coding sequence GTGGCCACCCAAGTTCCCATCGAAAAGGTTCGCAACATCGGTATTTCCGCCCATATCGACTCGGGCAAGACGACGCTCTCCGAGCGCATCCTGTTCTACACGGGCCGAATCCACGAGATTCACGAAGTTCGTGGCAAGGACGGCGTGGGCGCGAAGATGGACTCGATGGATCTGGAGCGTGAGAAGGGCATCACGATCCAGTCCGCCGCCACGTACGCCATGTGGGGCGAGTACAACATCAACCTGATCGACACCCCCGGACACGTGGACTTCACCATCGAGGTGGAGCGCGCCCTGCGTGTGCTCGACGGCGCCATCCTGGTGCTCTGCTCGGTGTCCGGCGTTCAGTCCCAGTCCATCACGGTGGACCGGCAGATGAAGCGCTACAAGGTTCCCCGGATCGCGTTCGTCAACAAGATGGACCGCGCGGGTGGCAACTATCAGCGCGTGGCCGCCCAGCTGAAGGAGAAGCTCGGCCACCACCCGGTGCGGCTGCAGCTGCCCATCGGCGCCGAGGACAAGTTCCAGGGCCTCGTCGACCTCATCAAGATGAGGGCGTTCTACTTCGACGGTGAGTCGGGCGAGGACATCCGCGAGGAGGACATCCCCGCCGAGTTGCAGGAGCAGGCCCAGCTGGACCGCCAGGAGATGATCGAGAAGCTGGCCGAAGTGGACGACGAGCTGGGCGAGCTCTTCTTGTCCGACGCGGCCATCAGCAACGAGCAGATCGTCGCCGCGGTGCGCCGGGCGACCATCGCGCTCAAGATGACGCCGGTCATGTGCGGCTCGGCCTACAAGAACAAGGGCGTGCAGCTGCTGCTCAACGCCATCTGCGCCTATCTGCCCAACCCCTCCGAGGTCACCAACGAGGCGCTGGACCAGAAGAACAACGAGGCGAAGGTCCTCCTCGAGTCCAACGCGGACAAGCCCTTCGTGGGCCTGGCGTTCAAGCTGGAAGATGGCCGCTACGGTCAGCTGACCTACATGCGCGTCTACCAGGGCAAGGTCTCCAAGGGAGACTTCATCATCAACCAGGCCAACCAGAAGAAGGTCAAGGTTCCGCGCATCGTTCGCATGCACTCGAACGAGATGAACGACATCAACGAGGGCTACGCCGGCGACATCATCGCGCTGTTCGGCGTGGAGTGCGCCTCGGGTGACACGTTCACCGACGGCACCGTGCAGTACACGATGACGTCCATGTTCGTGCCGGACGCGGTCATCTCGCTCGCGGTGGCCCCCAAGAGCCGCGACGCCCAGGCCAACTTCTCCAAGGCCCTCAACCGCTTCACCAAGGAAGACCCCACCTTCCGCGTGAACCGCGACGAGGAGTCCGGTCAGACCATCATCCGCGGCATGGGTGAGCTGCACCTGGAGATCTACATCGAGCGCATGAAGCGCGAGTACAACTGCGAGGTGGTGGCCGGTAAGCCCCAGGTGGCCTACCGCGAGACCATCTCCCAGAAGGGCGAGTTCGCCTACACGCACAAGAAGCAGACCGGTGGTTCGGGTCAGTTCGCGCGCGTGTGCGGCTACGTCGAGCCGCTGCCCTCGGACGCCGTGCAGCAGTACGAGTTCGTGGACGACATCGTGGGCGGTTCCATCCCCCGCGAGTTCATCCCGGCGTGTGACAAGGGCTTCACCGAGGCGGTGAAGAAGGGCTCGCTCATCGGCTTCCCCGTCGTGGGCATCCGCGTCGTCATCAACGACGGCGCGTTCCACGCGGTGGACTCGTCCGAAATGGCGTTCAAGACCGCCGCCATCATGGGCTTCCGCGAGGGCTACGCGGCCGCCAAGCCGATCATCCTCGAGCCGATGATGAAGGTGGAAGTGCAGGCGCCCGAGGACTTCCAGGGCTCGGTGGTGGGTCAGATCAACCAGCGCCGTGGCACCATCCTCGAGTCCGGTACGGCCGAGGGTTACGTGACGGTGGTGGCCGAGGTGCCGCTGAACAACATGTTCGGCTACTCCACGGACCTGCGCTCCGCCACCCAGGGCAAGGGCGAGTACACCATGGAGTTCGCCAAGTACTCCCCGGTGCCGAAGAACGAGGCCGAGGCCCTGATGGCCACGTACAAGGAGAAGCTGGCCGCCGAGCAGGCCGCCCGCAAGTAG
- a CDS encoding pseudouridine synthase — translation MSRKPPPRRSLPQLSKQTSPQGRWEGKAKPDWLARAIARAGVLPQDEAQAAIEAGRVTVNGRVVKQHLAPVPPGATVRVDGAPLPTEAPTRVLAFHKPAELLTSTVGQHRVGTVYEVLLPQLPPDLARFTWHAVGRLDRGTTGLLLFTNDEKLLAHVTSPDTRLPKRYVATVFSEADEEKVEPLRQGMTLEEGDRLRPAQVQLRDAHTVEVTVTEGRNHQVKRMLGAVGLPVRALHREAVGGVRLDVAEGTFRLLTDAEVSEGLGYPPKG, via the coding sequence ATGTCTCGAAAGCCGCCCCCCCGCCGATCCCTCCCGCAGCTGTCCAAGCAGACCAGCCCGCAGGGGCGCTGGGAGGGCAAGGCCAAGCCGGACTGGCTCGCGCGGGCCATCGCCCGGGCCGGCGTCCTGCCCCAGGACGAGGCCCAGGCGGCCATCGAGGCCGGCCGCGTCACGGTGAATGGCCGGGTCGTCAAACAGCATCTGGCCCCGGTGCCCCCGGGCGCCACGGTGCGCGTGGACGGCGCTCCCCTGCCCACCGAGGCGCCCACCCGGGTGCTCGCCTTCCACAAGCCCGCGGAACTGTTGACGTCCACGGTGGGTCAGCACCGGGTGGGGACCGTCTATGAGGTGCTGCTCCCGCAGCTCCCGCCGGACCTGGCGCGCTTCACCTGGCACGCGGTGGGGCGGCTGGACCGGGGCACCACGGGGCTCTTGCTCTTCACCAATGACGAGAAGCTGCTCGCGCACGTGACGTCCCCGGACACGCGGCTGCCCAAGCGCTACGTGGCCACGGTGTTCAGCGAGGCGGATGAGGAGAAAGTGGAACCCCTGCGCCAGGGCATGACGCTGGAAGAAGGAGACAGGCTGCGGCCCGCCCAGGTCCAGCTGCGCGACGCCCACACGGTGGAGGTCACCGTCACCGAGGGCCGCAACCACCAGGTGAAGCGGATGCTTGGCGCGGTGGGCCTGCCCGTGAGAGCCCTCCACCGCGAGGCCGTGGGCGGTGTGCGCCTGGATGTGGCCGAAGGCACCTTCCGGCTCCTTACCGACGCCGAGGTCTCCGAGGGCCTGGGCTACCCCCCCAAGGGCTGA
- a CDS encoding RNA methyltransferase, which yields MSLPIRLVLMRPRNAENLGAAARAMKNCGLAEWTWVHPEAEDLAPARRLAVHAEDVLEASGRADSLDAAVADCVWVVGTSSRKVEGKRRLSPRAVAEELVRRAVQGPVALVFGDERSGLTNAEVERCHDLSAVPTAPEQPSINLAQAVLLYAYEIRMASLADAPPPPAPLPVAATDTELTQVESALEAALVSGGFLVDANARGRSALRELFAPLRRSRLTHKEARLWLAALHTLAKRLR from the coding sequence ATGTCCCTGCCCATCCGGCTGGTGTTGATGCGCCCGCGCAACGCGGAGAACCTGGGAGCCGCCGCCCGGGCCATGAAGAACTGCGGCCTGGCCGAATGGACCTGGGTGCACCCCGAGGCCGAGGACCTCGCTCCCGCGCGCCGGCTCGCCGTGCACGCCGAGGACGTGCTCGAGGCCTCGGGCCGGGCGGACTCGCTCGACGCGGCCGTGGCGGACTGCGTCTGGGTGGTGGGCACCAGCTCGCGCAAGGTGGAGGGCAAGCGCCGTCTGTCGCCCCGGGCCGTGGCGGAGGAGCTGGTGCGGCGCGCGGTCCAGGGCCCCGTGGCGCTCGTCTTCGGGGATGAGCGCAGCGGCCTCACCAACGCCGAGGTGGAGCGCTGTCACGACCTGTCCGCCGTCCCCACCGCGCCCGAGCAGCCCTCCATCAACCTCGCCCAGGCCGTGCTGCTCTACGCCTACGAAATCCGCATGGCCTCGCTGGCCGACGCCCCTCCCCCCCCGGCGCCCCTGCCCGTGGCGGCCACGGACACCGAGCTGACCCAGGTCGAGTCCGCCCTGGAGGCGGCGCTCGTGTCCGGCGGCTTCCTCGTGGACGCGAATGCCCGGGGCCGTTCCGCCCTGAGAGAACTCTTCGCGCCCCTGCGCCGCTCGCGCCTCACTCATAAGGAGGCGCGGCTGTGGCTCGCCGCCCTGCACACCCTGGCCAAGCGGCTGCGGTAG
- a CDS encoding DUF2379 family protein produces MELTDDLRALLRRTAPTAAINEAETEEALKSPEGAEALMGMVLSRFRESARRFLNSMYRMTSLRDSGDIEGACQQMCDVLAVEVVPRFRQAAEEQLKGLK; encoded by the coding sequence CTGGAACTCACCGACGACTTGCGCGCCCTCCTTCGCCGGACCGCCCCCACGGCGGCAATCAACGAGGCCGAGACGGAAGAGGCCCTGAAGAGTCCGGAAGGCGCCGAGGCCCTGATGGGGATGGTCCTCTCTCGTTTCCGGGAGAGCGCGCGCCGATTCTTGAATTCGATGTACCGGATGACGAGTCTCCGGGACTCGGGTGACATCGAAGGTGCGTGCCAGCAGATGTGTGACGTGCTCGCCGTGGAGGTCGTGCCGCGATTCCGTCAGGCAGCCGAGGAACAGCTAAAGGGCCTCAAGTGA
- a CDS encoding head protein gives MTIFDQILEAQELLGKNHENAQSPEEKKLLLLAIDALWFLWRNGQAYEFEDYREDSESNAPHRVIAAFNTRDEADAWVRTKPKPPDLALVLIADNYHIVLSSRDGLRTSLVPDPEFEYYIEEMTRDGLPPPAATFNTREEANNWFNNQTAPPPQTVIQIGGEHYLAVYYRNINHRAMFPFSIVERLHARRKRREQNGPRE, from the coding sequence GTGACGATTTTCGACCAGATCCTTGAAGCGCAGGAACTCCTCGGCAAGAACCACGAAAACGCACAGTCTCCAGAGGAGAAGAAGTTGCTTCTCCTCGCCATCGACGCGCTCTGGTTCCTCTGGAGGAATGGCCAAGCGTACGAGTTCGAGGATTACCGTGAGGACAGCGAATCCAATGCCCCCCACCGGGTCATCGCCGCCTTCAACACCCGCGATGAAGCGGACGCTTGGGTCAGGACCAAACCCAAACCGCCCGATCTAGCCCTCGTGTTGATCGCGGACAATTACCACATCGTCCTCTCTTCTCGTGATGGGCTGCGTACCTCGCTCGTCCCGGATCCCGAGTTTGAATACTACATCGAGGAAATGACGAGAGACGGCCTCCCTCCGCCGGCAGCTACGTTCAACACGCGTGAAGAGGCGAACAACTGGTTCAACAACCAGACCGCGCCACCGCCTCAGACCGTCATACAGATTGGCGGCGAACACTACCTCGCGGTGTATTACCGGAACATCAATCATCGCGCCATGTTCCCTTTCTCCATTGTCGAAAGGCTTCATGCGCGACGGAAGAGGAGAGAGCAAAACGGGCCGAGAGAATAG